One stretch of Niallia sp. XMNu-256 DNA includes these proteins:
- a CDS encoding SDR family oxidoreductase yields MDLQGKVAFVTGGGRGIGRETCILLAKHGAKVAVFSRSQAEVAETANYIIEELGGEAIYATGDACVEEDVKRAIQQTRYMLGNIDILVNNAGTMLLKPFDETTIEEWDFVQNINSRAPFLFAREVVPNMKEKLDGVIINISSIWGTKGGPDRSAYITSKYAVMGFTKALGEELKPYRVRVNAVCPGPVDTKMTDDLGPNVNKEGWLKPIDIANIIVDLCLPKSVAITATAIEAFGSGRPVNT; encoded by the coding sequence GTGGATTTACAAGGGAAAGTGGCTTTCGTAACAGGCGGTGGCAGAGGAATTGGCCGTGAGACTTGTATATTATTAGCCAAACATGGCGCAAAAGTGGCGGTTTTCTCTCGCAGTCAAGCTGAAGTCGCGGAGACTGCTAACTATATCATTGAAGAATTAGGTGGAGAAGCCATTTACGCAACAGGGGATGCGTGTGTAGAAGAGGATGTAAAAAGAGCGATTCAACAGACGAGATACATGTTAGGAAACATTGATATTCTCGTAAACAATGCAGGCACCATGCTTCTAAAGCCATTTGATGAAACCACCATCGAAGAATGGGACTTTGTTCAAAACATTAATAGCCGTGCGCCTTTTCTTTTTGCTCGTGAGGTTGTTCCAAATATGAAGGAAAAACTAGATGGGGTCATCATCAACATTTCATCGATTTGGGGAACAAAAGGAGGACCAGACCGGAGTGCCTATATCACATCAAAATATGCGGTAATGGGCTTTACAAAAGCGTTGGGTGAAGAGCTCAAACCTTATCGCGTAAGAGTGAATGCAGTATGTCCGGGTCCTGTCGACACGAAAATGACCGATGATTTAGGACCGAATGTGAATAAGGAAGGCTGGCTGAAGCCAATTGATATCGCAAACATCATTGTTGATTTATGCTTGCCTAAATCCGTTGCGATCACAGCAACTGCGATCGAAGCATTTGGAAGTGGCAGACCTGTTAATACGTGA
- a CDS encoding electron transfer flavoprotein subunit beta/FixA family protein, translated as MNIIVLLKQTFDTEEKIVIENGQIVEDGPEYVINPYDEYAVEEAVKLKEDQGAQVTVVTFGPSRAESALRTALAMGADKAVLIEDDDSLTFDEYSISKILTAAIKDRDYDLILTGSMSVDNGASQVAVRVAEELNLAHVATAVELTIDSDKVTVVKDVEGNSEVIEASLPLLVTAQQGLNEPRYPSLPGIMKAKKKPIERVSIEDLEVNLEESAAKSVNLDQFLPPKKEAGKVLSGELSQQAQELVQLLHQDAKVI; from the coding sequence ATGAATATTATTGTTTTATTAAAACAAACCTTTGATACAGAAGAAAAAATCGTTATAGAAAACGGTCAAATTGTAGAAGATGGTCCAGAGTATGTAATTAATCCTTATGATGAGTATGCAGTCGAAGAGGCCGTTAAGTTGAAGGAAGATCAAGGTGCCCAAGTTACGGTCGTCACATTTGGCCCATCGCGTGCAGAAAGTGCGTTACGTACGGCTCTTGCCATGGGTGCAGACAAAGCGGTCTTAATTGAAGATGACGATTCACTTACGTTTGATGAATATTCGATTTCCAAAATATTAACTGCTGCAATTAAGGATCGTGACTACGACCTTATTTTAACAGGCAGCATGTCGGTCGATAACGGCGCCAGTCAAGTGGCTGTAAGAGTGGCAGAAGAACTAAATCTGGCTCATGTGGCCACAGCCGTTGAATTAACAATCGATTCAGATAAGGTTACCGTTGTTAAGGATGTAGAAGGGAATTCAGAAGTGATTGAAGCATCTCTGCCTTTACTAGTAACGGCACAGCAAGGCTTGAATGAGCCTCGCTATCCTTCTCTCCCTGGGATTATGAAGGCGAAAAAGAAACCAATTGAGCGTGTAAGTATCGAAGACCTTGAGGTAAATCTAGAAGAAAGTGCTGCAAAGTCAGTCAATCTAGATCAATTCCTTCCTCCTAAGAAGGAAGCCGGAAAAGTATTGTCAGGGGAATTGTCCCAGCAAGCACAAGAATTAGTACAGCTGCTTCATCAAGATGCCAAAGTCATATAA
- a CDS encoding electron transfer flavoprotein subunit alpha/FixB family protein, whose protein sequence is MKRTLVLVEVRDDQIRNVSFEALSAAQKIDSAEITAVVLGSSEPHFVTSLAEYGADKVYMVPDERLKQYTPDGYLQALFQLVDQVKPDVILMGHTAIGKDVSPRLATKLGVGLISDVTRIELEENEIIFTRPIYAGKAFQKKKIVSGTIFATIRPNNIPLVEADSSRTAESIPFNPTIKDIRTVVKEIVQKSVGGVDLTEAKVIVSGGRGVKNEEGFKLLDELAKVLGGAVGASRGACDAGYCDYSMQVGQTGKVVTPDLYIACGISGAIQHLAGMSNSKVIVAINKDPEAPIFSIADYGIVGDLFEVVPLLTEEFKQLTVATGV, encoded by the coding sequence ATGAAAAGAACATTAGTGTTAGTAGAAGTAAGAGATGATCAAATTAGAAACGTATCTTTTGAAGCATTGTCTGCAGCTCAGAAAATAGATAGCGCTGAAATTACCGCCGTTGTTCTAGGAAGCTCAGAACCTCATTTTGTTACCTCTTTGGCTGAGTATGGTGCCGATAAAGTCTACATGGTTCCGGATGAAAGACTGAAACAGTATACTCCGGATGGATATCTTCAAGCGTTATTCCAATTAGTAGATCAGGTGAAGCCGGATGTCATTTTGATGGGGCATACAGCAATTGGGAAGGATGTGTCTCCTCGCTTAGCAACAAAGCTTGGAGTTGGCTTGATTTCGGATGTTACCCGTATCGAGCTAGAAGAAAACGAGATTATTTTTACCCGCCCAATCTATGCCGGTAAAGCGTTCCAAAAGAAGAAAATCGTATCTGGTACAATATTTGCTACGATTCGTCCAAATAATATTCCATTAGTAGAAGCAGATTCTAGTCGAACTGCTGAATCTATCCCTTTTAATCCAACCATTAAAGATATTCGAACCGTCGTAAAAGAGATTGTTCAAAAGTCTGTTGGCGGAGTCGATCTGACTGAAGCAAAAGTAATCGTTTCCGGCGGAAGAGGAGTGAAAAATGAAGAAGGATTTAAGCTGCTTGATGAACTGGCTAAAGTGTTAGGTGGTGCAGTTGGGGCATCTCGGGGCGCATGTGATGCAGGGTACTGTGATTATTCCATGCAGGTGGGGCAAACAGGAAAAGTAGTGACCCCAGATCTATACATTGCCTGTGGAATTTCCGGTGCGATTCAACACTTGGCAGGGATGTCCAATTCAAAGGTCATTGTAGCGATTAATAAAGACCCAGAAGCCCCAATTTTCTCGATAGCTGATTATGGAATTGTCGGTGATCTGTTCGAAGTCGTGCCATTGTTAACAGAAGAATTTAAGCAATTGACGGTTGCAACAGGCGTCTAG
- a CDS encoding (Fe-S)-binding protein codes for MMTLLNLLAFLAVAGYAAYLFINLVYTRYLFIKLGKKSEFQPNLKERITTVASNALGHKKLFKDKKSGLMHLVLFYTFFIIQIGLIELIIKGFIRGYEYPLGDTHKYFSLLQEWATFLMFLAVVYGFYRRYGEKLKRLQWKRDGKAAFVYIALSTLTLSILITLGFETIMVGREPNLVYAPFSSMIALLFSGIGTTAGTVLFYVFWWVHMLVVFSFLVFVPQSKQFHELFAMVNIFFKKQGPVGKLSKIDFEDEEAEEFGVGKIEDFTQHQLIDLYACAECGRCTNMCPASGTGKTLSPMDLIVKMRDHLTEKGASVTSRSPWLPANVFGSSALAVDVAQKESAATVELPSLIGDVITEEELWACTTCRNCEDQCPVGNEHVDKIIDLRRYLVMTEGNIPSDATRYFQNIERQSNPWGINRKERIKWREEREDITVKTVKETDEFEYLLWVGSMGSFDKRSQKVVQSLSKIMNLAGIEFAILGNEERNSGDTARRMGNEFLFQQLCEKNIANFQKYNVKKIVTIDPHAYNTFKHEYPEFGLEAEVYHHTELIWKWIQEGRIKPSKDVSESIAYHDSCYIGRYNDIYDIPRQILKSIPGVNVLEMERNKSDSMCCGAGGGMMWMEETQGKRINVERTEQALQLNPTMLGSNCPYCLTMLSDGTKAKEVEDTVATMDIVEIVERSLVG; via the coding sequence ATGATGACATTACTGAATTTATTGGCTTTTCTAGCTGTAGCTGGATATGCGGCTTATTTGTTTATTAATCTAGTATATACGCGCTATTTGTTTATCAAACTTGGGAAAAAAAGTGAGTTTCAGCCAAACTTAAAGGAACGAATTACTACAGTTGCTAGTAATGCTTTAGGTCATAAAAAATTATTTAAAGATAAGAAAAGCGGTCTTATGCATTTAGTCTTATTTTATACCTTCTTCATCATTCAAATAGGACTTATCGAATTAATCATTAAAGGTTTTATTAGAGGATATGAATATCCTTTAGGGGACACCCATAAATACTTTAGTCTTTTACAGGAGTGGGCAACATTTCTCATGTTTTTAGCGGTTGTATATGGTTTTTATCGTCGTTATGGTGAAAAATTAAAGCGATTGCAATGGAAACGTGATGGGAAAGCAGCTTTTGTTTATATCGCTTTAAGTACGCTTACTTTATCGATTTTAATTACATTAGGTTTTGAAACCATTATGGTTGGTCGCGAACCAAATCTCGTTTATGCTCCGTTCTCTAGTATGATTGCTTTATTATTTTCTGGTATCGGAACAACCGCAGGAACGGTCTTGTTTTACGTATTTTGGTGGGTTCATATGCTCGTCGTATTTTCTTTTCTTGTATTTGTTCCACAATCCAAACAATTTCATGAACTATTTGCGATGGTCAATATCTTTTTCAAAAAACAGGGCCCTGTTGGGAAACTAAGTAAAATCGATTTTGAGGATGAAGAAGCAGAAGAGTTTGGTGTAGGAAAAATTGAGGATTTCACTCAGCATCAATTAATTGATTTATACGCTTGTGCCGAATGTGGACGTTGTACGAATATGTGTCCAGCATCAGGAACGGGTAAAACTCTTTCGCCAATGGATCTAATCGTCAAGATGAGAGATCACCTCACAGAAAAAGGGGCAAGTGTAACATCACGAAGTCCTTGGCTGCCTGCTAATGTTTTTGGATCATCTGCTTTAGCGGTAGATGTGGCACAAAAAGAATCAGCAGCTACGGTTGAATTGCCTAGTTTAATTGGCGATGTCATTACAGAAGAGGAGCTTTGGGCTTGTACAACATGCCGAAATTGTGAAGATCAATGTCCAGTAGGAAATGAGCATGTCGATAAAATCATTGATTTAAGACGTTATTTAGTAATGACTGAAGGCAATATCCCAAGTGATGCGACTCGTTACTTTCAAAACATTGAAAGACAAAGCAACCCATGGGGAATTAACCGTAAAGAAAGAATTAAGTGGCGTGAAGAGCGTGAAGATATCACGGTTAAGACGGTAAAAGAAACAGATGAATTTGAGTACTTATTATGGGTAGGTTCGATGGGATCTTTTGATAAACGCAGCCAAAAGGTTGTCCAATCTCTCTCTAAAATTATGAATCTAGCAGGAATCGAATTTGCAATACTTGGCAATGAAGAGCGCAATTCTGGTGATACTGCTCGCAGAATGGGGAATGAATTCTTATTCCAACAGCTTTGTGAAAAAAATATTGCTAATTTTCAAAAATATAACGTCAAGAAAATTGTGACGATTGATCCACATGCCTACAATACCTTTAAACACGAATATCCTGAATTTGGATTGGAAGCTGAAGTGTATCATCATACAGAGTTAATTTGGAAATGGATTCAAGAAGGCCGAATTAAGCCGTCGAAAGATGTTTCAGAGTCGATTGCTTATCATGATTCTTGTTATATCGGACGTTATAACGATATTTACGATATTCCACGCCAAATTCTTAAGTCGATTCCAGGTGTGAACGTGTTAGAAATGGAACGAAATAAATCGGATTCGATGTGCTGTGGCGCTGGTGGCGGGATGATGTGGATGGAAGAAACGCAAGGGAAACGGATTAATGTGGAACGAACAGAACAAGCTCTTCAACTTAATCCAACGATGCTTGGAAGCAATTGTCCGTACTGTTTAACAATGTTAAGTGATGGAACGAAAGCGAAGGAAGTTGAAGATACGGTGGCAACGATGGATATCGTAGAGATCGTTGAGCGTTCATTGGTTGGATAA
- a CDS encoding SMP-30/gluconolactonase/LRE family protein, with protein sequence MKKRNLVVIVSIFIFLITASIVGAKAKYETKPVPKGERHNISEIIHANAKWEKVVVSEGDTGRFMEGINFDRKGNIWMVSPMSGELLTIEKDKVVSVVEEGIVPVGAKIHKDGRIFMTDLNGKIIAYDPIAKKTETVVNTYEGKPLNGLNDLVFDEKGGLYFTEPMGSSATHPVGRVFYLPADSTEPELFAENIAYPNGVVISADGQRVYISEFDKNRLLSIPSKKAEKSPETPFVFGSFEGGIGPDGLAVDTDGNVYVAHFQAGEIVVLDANGFKYGTIRLPEDAGTFTTNLAFNDGYLYITESSKNEVWRIKVKKEGLTPYGLQ encoded by the coding sequence ATGAAAAAAAGAAATTTAGTCGTAATAGTATCTATATTCATCTTCCTCATTACCGCGAGCATTGTAGGAGCTAAGGCGAAGTATGAAACAAAACCTGTTCCAAAAGGAGAAAGGCATAACATTTCAGAAATCATTCATGCTAACGCCAAATGGGAAAAGGTGGTTGTAAGTGAAGGTGACACGGGTAGATTTATGGAGGGAATTAACTTCGATCGAAAAGGGAATATTTGGATGGTCAGCCCTATGTCAGGAGAACTTCTTACTATTGAAAAGGACAAGGTGGTTTCAGTTGTAGAAGAAGGTATAGTGCCTGTTGGAGCAAAAATTCACAAAGATGGACGCATTTTTATGACGGATCTAAATGGAAAAATTATTGCTTATGACCCAATAGCAAAGAAAACAGAAACGGTTGTCAATACCTATGAAGGGAAACCGTTAAATGGATTGAATGATTTAGTATTTGATGAAAAAGGCGGGTTGTACTTTACAGAGCCAATGGGATCGAGTGCGACTCATCCAGTTGGTCGGGTTTTCTACTTGCCAGCCGATAGTACTGAACCTGAACTATTCGCTGAGAATATTGCTTATCCAAATGGAGTTGTAATCTCCGCAGATGGGCAGCGTGTGTACATTTCTGAATTTGACAAAAACCGATTACTTTCTATTCCTTCTAAGAAAGCAGAAAAATCACCTGAAACGCCATTTGTTTTCGGTTCCTTTGAAGGAGGAATTGGTCCTGATGGATTAGCGGTCGATACGGATGGGAATGTATATGTCGCCCATTTCCAAGCAGGAGAAATTGTGGTTCTTGATGCGAATGGGTTTAAATACGGAACTATTCGTCTGCCAGAAGATGCTGGAACCTTTACAACCAACCTAGCGTTTAACGATGGATACTTGTATATTACCGAGTCCTCAAAAAATGAGGTATGGCGCATTAAAGTGAAAAAAGAAGGATTAACTCCATACGGTTTGCAGTAG
- a CDS encoding MFS transporter has translation MVADNIRIQSEKMDKKKYKIFFGAYIGWIFDYYEVFLLSFLVIPMAAALSLSTALVASVFSVQLAFLAIGGVVFGYLGDKIGRKKILIATLVIFCLATFMRAFTFDYEWLIFWTAIAGFGLGGEYGAAQALVSETVPSKQRGFWSSMLYGGAYVGIFIGATVGGFILPLIGWRWTFVISSLPVLFALYLRKDVEESKVWEKEIGKTAKVKVNVREKYGLRRFWKPFTIALIAAVLQYFAYYGITNFLPTYLVKYEGFEMGTAGWWLFFTAFAGLVGSFIAGYTADKWGRRITLSYLGFVAAIGGIALFFTWSSLIDSLWILLPMFFLYFGSNGASVFGSLFSEIFPTDVRSTGISWSLQIGRGLSAFPPLITAAVFPVYGYSPIILGGAALFLMLAIWAWVFPETKNVRLDNVSSTLSKPNNEEATITNVSTDLS, from the coding sequence ATGGTAGCAGATAACATCAGGATCCAATCAGAAAAAATGGATAAGAAAAAATATAAAATATTCTTTGGAGCCTATATCGGCTGGATCTTTGACTATTATGAAGTTTTTTTATTAAGCTTCTTAGTCATTCCAATGGCAGCTGCCCTTTCACTATCAACTGCACTAGTAGCCTCCGTCTTCTCAGTACAATTGGCCTTTTTAGCCATTGGTGGAGTTGTATTTGGCTATTTAGGTGACAAGATTGGGAGAAAGAAAATCCTCATTGCTACATTAGTAATCTTTTGTTTAGCTACTTTCATGCGTGCCTTCACTTTTGATTATGAATGGCTCATCTTTTGGACGGCGATAGCTGGTTTCGGTTTAGGGGGAGAGTATGGTGCTGCACAAGCATTAGTTAGTGAAACTGTTCCATCCAAACAAAGAGGATTTTGGAGCTCTATGCTATATGGAGGCGCTTATGTGGGAATTTTTATAGGTGCGACTGTAGGAGGCTTTATTTTACCGTTAATCGGTTGGCGCTGGACATTTGTCATTTCGTCCCTGCCTGTTCTATTTGCTCTCTATCTCCGAAAAGATGTTGAAGAATCAAAGGTTTGGGAAAAAGAAATAGGCAAAACCGCAAAGGTAAAAGTAAATGTCCGTGAAAAATACGGATTGAGACGATTTTGGAAGCCTTTTACCATTGCGTTAATTGCGGCGGTACTACAATATTTCGCTTACTACGGAATTACAAATTTCTTGCCTACGTATTTAGTCAAGTACGAAGGGTTTGAAATGGGAACAGCGGGTTGGTGGTTATTTTTTACGGCTTTTGCTGGGTTAGTAGGTTCGTTTATTGCTGGATATACTGCAGATAAATGGGGAAGAAGAATTACGCTTTCTTATTTAGGGTTTGTGGCTGCAATAGGTGGAATTGCCCTTTTCTTCACTTGGTCAAGTTTAATCGATTCGTTGTGGATCTTATTACCGATGTTTTTCTTATACTTCGGCTCAAATGGGGCCTCTGTGTTCGGATCGTTATTTAGTGAAATTTTCCCGACAGATGTTCGTTCAACGGGAATTTCATGGTCCTTACAAATTGGTCGTGGATTATCTGCATTTCCTCCGCTCATAACAGCTGCTGTATTCCCAGTATATGGGTACAGTCCAATTATTTTAGGAGGAGCGGCCTTATTTTTGATGTTAGCCATATGGGCATGGGTATTCCCAGAAACAAAGAATGTACGATTAGATAATGTTTCTAGTACACTATCTAAACCAAATAATGAAGAAGCGACCATAACAAATGTTTCTACAGACTTAAGTTAA
- a CDS encoding TetR/AcrR family transcriptional regulator, which translates to MDTKTLIIETATTLFQQKGFKSVGLNEILNACKITKGSMYHHFPNGKEELLIACLRLMNEAITDDMQSIYSQYPTTLEATRAMIDILMERFEKDGTITGYTFTSIVREMESLSEPVRNASNLLYRQIIKICSDKLVADGIPEDKAYSTALMITASIEGGILLSLSKNDTIPLQTVSQFLPNILKEI; encoded by the coding sequence ATGGATACGAAAACTTTAATCATTGAAACTGCGACCACTCTTTTTCAACAAAAAGGCTTCAAGAGTGTCGGTTTAAATGAAATATTGAATGCTTGTAAAATTACAAAAGGATCTATGTATCATCATTTTCCAAATGGAAAAGAAGAATTGCTCATTGCTTGTCTCCGCTTGATGAATGAGGCGATTACAGATGACATGCAATCGATTTATTCTCAATATCCTACGACATTAGAGGCGACACGTGCCATGATTGATATCTTAATGGAAAGGTTTGAAAAGGATGGTACAATCACAGGTTATACGTTTACGAGCATTGTCCGGGAAATGGAATCATTGAGTGAACCGGTTCGAAATGCGAGTAATTTATTATATCGACAAATAATAAAGATCTGTTCAGATAAACTAGTAGCAGATGGAATTCCAGAGGATAAAGCTTATTCCACTGCACTTATGATTACAGCTTCAATCGAAGGGGGAATTTTGCTTAGTTTATCTAAAAACGATACGATCCCGCTTCAAACCGTCTCTCAATTTTTACCTAATATATTGAAGGAAATCTAA
- a CDS encoding YhcH/YjgK/YiaL family protein: protein MILDKLSNAKMYDQLHPRLKKGLHFLLENDLNSLEVGTYPIEEDKVFVMIQEYDTKLPEVCRFEAHYRYADIQYVIQGQEKMEYTHIGEAQVIEAHQEKDLMFLDAEGESFVVKESYFAVFTPKDAHRPGMCVNNPEPIRKAVVKVLWD, encoded by the coding sequence TTGATACTTGATAAATTGTCAAATGCAAAAATGTATGATCAGCTACATCCCAGATTAAAGAAGGGACTTCATTTTCTGCTTGAAAATGATCTAAATTCACTTGAAGTAGGTACATATCCTATTGAAGAGGATAAAGTGTTTGTGATGATACAAGAATATGATACAAAATTACCCGAAGTTTGTCGCTTTGAAGCCCATTATCGTTATGCTGATATTCAATATGTTATTCAAGGGCAGGAGAAAATGGAGTACACTCACATCGGAGAGGCACAGGTCATTGAAGCGCATCAAGAGAAGGATTTAATGTTCCTTGATGCAGAAGGAGAGAGCTTTGTAGTAAAAGAAAGTTACTTTGCCGTCTTCACCCCAAAAGATGCACATAGACCAGGTATGTGTGTCAATAATCCCGAGCCGATTCGAAAAGCAGTCGTCAAGGTGCTGTGGGATTAA
- a CDS encoding YeeE/YedE family protein, producing the protein MQKGYVSAGLIISLILLMTIVNTAGWVQGTLFIIGLALGATLLYARFGFTSAFRRLVSVGNVQGLQAHMLMFAVSTTLFAIILSTGFSFTGVTPAGYVSPVGIPVLFGAFLFGIGMQLGNGCASGTLYNLGGGSSSMVLTLISFIAGSTLGAYHLNFWMEETPTLPPISLATSTGLGYFGAWAIQMALFAVIYFITIQIGKKKNPPMMKPLATTTGWRKVLRGSWPLFVAAIVLALLNALTLTVRGTPWGITSAFALWGGKFLNTVGIDVASWGYFTGPNGEALKNSVLADSTSVLNFGIMLGAFIASSFQGTFKPKKIKPGIAGASIFGGLLMGYGSRLAFGCNIGAYFGGISSFSLHGWVWAIMALLGTFLALFIRPLFGLKNPSSKDTFC; encoded by the coding sequence ATGCAAAAGGGATATGTTTCAGCTGGTCTAATTATTTCCCTTATTTTGCTGATGACAATTGTCAATACGGCTGGTTGGGTACAGGGAACCCTTTTTATCATCGGATTAGCTTTGGGAGCGACATTGCTTTATGCTCGATTTGGTTTTACATCTGCCTTTCGCAGGCTTGTATCCGTAGGTAACGTGCAGGGACTCCAAGCCCATATGCTCATGTTTGCCGTTTCTACTACTCTATTTGCAATTATTTTGAGTACAGGATTTAGTTTTACAGGTGTAACGCCAGCAGGTTATGTCTCACCTGTAGGAATTCCCGTTCTTTTCGGTGCTTTTCTGTTCGGGATTGGCATGCAGCTTGGAAATGGTTGTGCATCAGGAACTTTGTATAACTTAGGTGGGGGCTCTTCTTCCATGGTGTTAACCCTTATTTCCTTTATTGCCGGTTCTACTCTTGGTGCCTATCATCTCAACTTTTGGATGGAAGAAACCCCAACGCTTCCGCCGATATCATTGGCAACTTCTACAGGACTGGGTTACTTTGGAGCTTGGGCAATTCAAATGGCTTTATTTGCCGTGATTTACTTCATAACGATTCAAATTGGGAAAAAGAAAAATCCTCCAATGATGAAGCCGCTAGCAACAACGACGGGTTGGAGAAAAGTATTACGCGGTTCCTGGCCATTATTCGTTGCGGCGATTGTTTTAGCTCTCCTAAACGCTTTAACTTTAACCGTTAGAGGGACACCATGGGGAATTACATCGGCCTTTGCTCTATGGGGAGGAAAATTCCTCAATACAGTTGGAATCGATGTTGCAAGCTGGGGATATTTTACCGGTCCAAATGGTGAAGCTTTGAAAAACTCAGTGTTAGCAGATTCTACAAGCGTACTGAACTTTGGAATTATGTTAGGAGCCTTTATTGCCTCCTCTTTCCAAGGTACGTTTAAACCAAAGAAAATAAAACCTGGCATTGCCGGAGCTTCCATTTTTGGCGGTCTCCTAATGGGATACGGATCACGGCTTGCTTTCGGCTGTAATATTGGAGCTTATTTTGGAGGAATTTCGTCCTTCAGTCTTCACGGATGGGTCTGGGCAATTATGGCTTTACTTGGAACCTTCTTAGCCCTCTTTATTCGCCCATTATTCGGGCTGAAAAATCCAAGCTCAAAAGACACATTCTGCTAA
- the yiaA gene encoding inner membrane protein YiaA, translating to MSNENEVLFNTEKDKEPKMKVERKEGEPTSAFKGASWAAFIIGVGAYLIGLFNAMMELNEKGYYFAVLVFGLYAAVSLQKAVRDKEEGIPVTGIYYGISWFALIVSISLMAIGLYNAGSIVLSEKGFYGMAYVLSLFAAITVQKNIRDTKNARERE from the coding sequence ATGTCAAATGAAAATGAGGTTCTATTTAATACTGAGAAAGACAAAGAGCCCAAAATGAAGGTTGAAAGAAAAGAAGGCGAGCCAACATCAGCTTTTAAAGGGGCTTCTTGGGCAGCGTTTATTATAGGTGTTGGGGCATATTTGATTGGCTTGTTTAACGCAATGATGGAACTAAACGAAAAAGGCTATTACTTTGCCGTGTTAGTATTTGGTTTATATGCAGCGGTCTCTTTACAAAAGGCAGTAAGGGATAAGGAAGAAGGGATACCGGTTACGGGAATATATTATGGAATTAGTTGGTTTGCACTCATTGTTTCAATATCACTTATGGCGATCGGTTTATACAATGCAGGGAGTATTGTTTTAAGCGAAAAGGGATTTTATGGGATGGCCTATGTTCTTAGTTTATTTGCAGCCATAACGGTTCAAAAAAATATTAGAGATACAAAGAATGCACGAGAAAGGGAATAA
- a CDS encoding VOC family protein: MVGVEIDMVVTDSLKALELYEKVFEIDHIEVTNFPKGENEVVFNLYGVRFHMLDENPKFHLIAPSEEDPKTIWFNITVPDIKETYSKAMSLGCTEVQAVTEMMDFGVSNAMFSDPYGYIWMLHQVHREVSFEERVQLWEENREK, translated from the coding sequence GTGGTCGGTGTAGAAATCGATATGGTTGTTACAGACAGCTTGAAAGCATTAGAATTATACGAAAAGGTATTTGAGATTGATCATATTGAGGTTACAAATTTCCCTAAAGGCGAAAATGAGGTTGTTTTCAACTTATATGGAGTTCGCTTTCACATGTTAGATGAAAATCCAAAATTCCATTTAATCGCACCAAGTGAAGAGGATCCTAAAACCATCTGGTTTAATATCACAGTTCCAGATATTAAGGAAACATATTCAAAAGCGATGAGCCTTGGCTGCACGGAAGTACAAGCGGTTACTGAAATGATGGATTTTGGGGTATCAAATGCCATGTTTAGCGATCCTTACGGTTATATTTGGATGTTGCATCAAGTTCATAGAGAAGTGAGTTTTGAAGAACGAGTACAACTGTGGGAAGAGAATAGAGAAAAATAA